A region of the Prevotella intermedia ATCC 25611 = DSM 20706 genome:
CTTATTCTCAATGTGATAAACAGCATGAGGTGCCACAACAATGCAGTCATATTCCCAATATTTCATTACTCGGTTCTGGCCAGTAATGGCAATATTAAGGTTGGGAATAATAATGTAGTTACTTGGCAACTTTAAGTCGAGGTAGTCCAACAAACGCTGTTCTCCAGCATTTACAGGACCATCGTCGTGTATGGGTTTTCTTATTTGTGCCATATATTATACATGTTTAAAGATTATTCGATAATACTTTCTCCAACTTTTCTATAATTCTGTCTGCTCGCTTGTCAACAAACGGCTCGCAAAAATCAAGGAACTCGTTGGCTGCTTTGATAAATGTGTCACGGGATATTCCTGGTTCCCAGCTAAAGAGACCTTGGAACACCTGCTTTGGTTTTCCTTCTTCATCGAGGAAGTCTTCAAGCATCAATTCGTGAACAATATGATTGAAGTTTTCTTCCGTGCGGAATGCAGCTACTTCTTTCTTCTTCAGATTGAGTGCGTCCAACATCTTCATATTGCACTTCTTTGCACCAATCATCATCTTATAGAACTCTACAAGGAACACATCGCAATAACCTCGTCCAAGAGGCTTGGTATTACGCATTAGGTTCAAACCTGATGGAAGAACCATAATGTTACCTATAGTGTGAACCTTTTTGCCGAATCGTACAACTCTTTCACGCAACTCCACTGGAGCATCGTATGTTTCAAGAGCTTTGTAGTAATCCTCAAAGTTAATACCAAAGATGGTGCTTGTAATGTTGATGGTGTCAGGCTTATATTTGTGCTTATCCATGCTTTCATAGGTGAAGTCAGGATAAGTATCAGCAAAAGCAAGTGTGAGAATTGATTTCACAAGGATGCTTTCAAGTCCGACAACGCTTACACGCTCGTCACCAAACTCCGTATCTTCCCTCAAAGTGTAAAAGTCAAAGTCTTTTAGTTTCTTTATATCACCATCAAGTCTCTCTGCAACAAACTTTTTAAGCTTATTGAGAGCGTAGGTATCACAAGCCTTTTCGACTTTTTCTTTCTCCATCTTCTTGTGGTACTGATCCATTTCTTCGAAGAAGGATGGTTTAGCGATGTCTGTCTTTCTGTATTCACATCTACCTTTCAGATAACGCTCACGGAAGCTCTTGATAAAGAGTCTTCCACATCCTTCTCCTTTGCCTTGTATACCATTATCATAGATACATCCCTCGCAGACGGTACCTTCAACACCTCTATATGGGTAATTGTCTTCTACATTGATGAAGTCTTTCAGGTCTGCATCATTTGCCAACTTATAAATCATTTTGCTAAGTTCGGCAACAGACCCTTCAGTTGGCTCCTCTTGTATGTTTGGATCAACAGGATAATACTCCTCGTCCAAGCCAATAGGGTGGTGCATCCTCTCCACGAAGTCCTTATCAAGAGAACGAGGATGAACCTCCATCTTCATCATCTCATCAAGACTCTTACGTGCCATCTCAATGAGAGTAGTTTCCTGACCAGTTGCTTCATTCATAAAGTTAATGGCTGTCTCGTCATGTCCAAGGAAGAATGCTGCTGCTCCGGGAATATGTAGAAGAAATACCTGTGTTACGCCTTCTTTCTCATAGACATCCATTACCTTGAAATAACTATTGAAATGGAGCGTACAGAGGTTCCATTCCTTTACTTTAGGGTTTTGTTGACACAATTCTGGTATCTCACACATCATAGCAGTATGTGCGCTTGCAATAAGGAAACGTGTTTTATGAGCTGGCTTCTGTAATTTCGTGGTTACATCGACGAAGAATCCAGCACGAAGCACATCACCTACATGATAGGTTGTGTCCACTATCACTGGTGCATCCGTGTCTCTATAGAAAAACTGTAATCCAGGGAGTACCCAATGAGCAAATTCCTCAAAAATGTCCTTATAGTCTATGTTTACCTTCTTTGGCAGATGATCACGAGCAGGATCATAGATGCTGCCGTCGAGAGTAATGATATAAGGTTGAGTTCCTATCTCTGCATAGATTCCATCTCCTTTCTCCAGCCAATTCGCTCTGTCAAATATCATAGGAAATATGACATCACCATTGACATGAGCTACACCATAAGTGTATCTTGTCTTGGGGTTTGTCTTTGACTTGCGAATGGTGTTGCTGAATAGGAAGAATCCTTTCTGAACCTTAAACACATCATTGTGCCATTCCTTTAGGACAATGCTGCCATCAGGACGAAGAATATTCTTCTTTATCCCTTGTTCTGCCTTATAGAATCCTTCTCCCCATTCTTCAATGTAAGAGTATCTTTCACCAACTTGATTGCCACTTTTGTATAACAGGAACCACTGGGTGTTTTCATAGACTCTGGCAAGTCCATTGCTGTCGTAATCGTATTCTGTTCTTGCCATAGCTATTCCTCCTTCATTTGTTTTGCCATCCACTCTGCATCCACACACATGCAGCCTTCTGCTTTCATGCGTGGATCAAGTTCACAGGCAAGTTTGTGTTCAAAGTAATTATCCATAGCGAAACGAATCTGCATGGTTTGCTCTTTCTCTTTGTCATCATAAAAGAAATAGATTGTGCCATACGGAAACTCTTCGTTAGGCTCTTCAGTCTTTGCAAAGAATAGCTCATAGCCTTTCTCTGCAATCTCAGGCATTATAACATGACTGATCATATACTTCTGGTGCTCAATGGCAACATCGTTCAGACTGTGTTCCAGTATAACTATCTTCTCCTTGAATCGTTGTAAACCGAAGACAGCTCGGAACAAGTATTCTTTCTGCAAGCCAATACCTTCTGGAATCTCCATTGGTGCATAATCATAATCCTCAGGCTTAAAGAAGTCGAAGAATATCATGAACCCATGTGTCATATCATGATAAAGAGTTCCAGCTGGTATGCCTGTCACCTTACCACAGTGAGGGCAGCGGTACATAAACAACTCGTCAGAGAATATCTTTTCTCTGAGCTCTGGGTCTAAGTCCACATTGACCGATGTCCAAAGATCAAACTCGCCTTCTTGGTGGCAGTGTGGACATTCTATGTTTTCTTTCCTTAACTGTGACATAAAAGTGATATTAATTATTTATTCCACTTTTCGATTTCTTGCTCTACCATACGGATGGCTTTGCGTTCATAGTTATTGGCTTCGTAGCGTTTTGTGTGTGCTTCCTTAACCAATTTATCAATATCGTTCATCTTGTCTGAATCAATAATAGGCACAGGTATCTCCAACACCAATCGAGGAATAGGACGACAAAGTTTTGTTCCTGCTTGAATGTTCCTAAGAAACCTAAAACCATAGTCAGATTCAAGCCATGTATATAGATAACCTGATGGAACTTCATTGCTTGCCTTCATCCTTATAAACTCTCCAGAAACAAGCTGGCCAACCAAATCTTCATTCGCAAAGATGGTTCTGCAAAAGGTTTCATTCTCTCCTAAAGTACCTACACCTGCCACAAGAACTTCTCCATATTCAACCATATTGTCAGTCTTCACGCCTCGTTTGGATATATATTTGCCTTTGATAATAGTATCAAAGATATCTTTCTGGTTGATGAGCATGATTCCATAACCTTCCTTTACTTCTACACGTGGGAATGAACCAGTAGAGAAAGTGTCACCACCCAATAATACTTCTTTGAGCGGTTTTGTCGCACAAGGCATTGAAGCCTTAGTTTTTCTTATTCTTTCTGAAAGATTAAAGGCGTTTATAGTGGTTGTTGTAATATCCTTACGGTTTCTTACAAAACAAGATACTTCGCGTTCTGCGCCTCTTGGACCGAAATAGTCGTAATCTTCCGTAGTCAAATCTCGTAGATTTGCGGCTTTTTTCAATAGTTTTTCTGCCCCAGTAAGCATATCCGATGCTTCTTCTCTTAGTTTTGCAGATTCTTGTATCAAGTCATCTACTTCTTTTTGAAACGAATCTGGAAAATCGGGAATTAGAAGCCCGCCAACCATATTATCTGTTATGAATGGTTGGACACCGCCAGTAAGCAGTTTTAAAAAAGATAAGTTCCCAATTCTTGAAGCCAAATATGCATAAAGGAAACCATTTTTATATTCTGGTTTAACTACAATTCTTATAATGTTATCAGACCCCATCGTTTTATATTTTTCCCAATAACTGGGCACGAACGATGTTTGACCTATAGCTCCTACACGCCCAGTTAGAATCATTCCACCTTTTAACTGGCTTTTTTCGTCGAAACCATATTTCTTTGAATTGTACTTACATGTTAAAAAAGGGTTTGATGTCGATGCGTCTGAATTACTGAGAAACGGGAATCCATATTCTTTTGTTGTATATTCACGTTTGTTCCTGCCAGAAGTAAAGATTTCTGAGCAATAAAACGACAATGAATGGCTTGAATGTGTTTTCAGCACAGCATCATACACATTTACATCGGCATTGTGATAACTGCCATCAAATCGTTTCTCTTGTAAGATGTACTTACTATTTGCAATTCTGCTTTTCATCTATTATCCTTCTTAAATTTAGCATACGCTTCAACTATTTTTGGAAGGTCGTCTGCAAGATGCTTGATGCGTTCTCTTCGTTGTTTTACAATCTCTCGTCCATTTTCTGCAATGCTGAGCCACTTTTTAGTATGTTCAAAAAGAATCTCGGCACCATAGTTGTCTTTTTCATAAACAGGAACGCCACGACGATCTTTTCCTACTTGCTCTGCAATGGCCATGAATACATCGTAATCTTCATTCTCGACAGACATAAGCCTTTCTGTGTCGGTCTTCTTTTGCAAGAATAGCAATGAAGCTTGTACTCCAACTTGTGGCAAGAATGTTTCTACAGGCAAATCAACACTTGCAAGCAGTTTGAATCGCTGGAGGATCCACAGACGTACACTTTCTGTGTTTGGGTTGCCAAGAATACCATCAGGAAGTACAATTGCCATCTTGCCACCAGGCTTCAGGAAATAGTAACAAGCTTCAATAAATAAAACTTCAGGAGCCTTGCTGTTTAGTTCATATCTTTCGGCTATCTCCTGGTCAACTTCTACCTTTGCTCCAAATGGTGGGTTGGTAAAAATCATATCGAACTTACCCTGTGCGTTATTCTCTGCTGTTTCAAAATGAAAGTCTTTGTCTGCACTATGTTTTATACTTTCATTTACAGCTTTAGCAATAAGAGGAACATCTGGTTTGCTGCCAAAAGGGTAGTCCAAAGAATTGATATTATATATGTTTGAATGACCGTCACCTGCCATAACCATATTCATTCGTGCTGCTTTCTTCAAGTCTGGGTCGAAGTCAAAACCGAATATCATCTTTTCAGCATACTCACGAACAGCATCATTAACTTCTGGAGAGTTGTATCTTGCTTCAAGACGCACATCATCAAGGTCAGGATAAAGGTTCTTTGCTATTTTTCGGCGTACATGGTCGAGCACCATCACGAGGAATCCTCCAGAACCACATGCAGGGTCGAGCACACGACAATTCTGGTCTGGGTCAAGCATCTCAACCATGCACTTGATAATATTACGTGGAGTAAAGAACTGACCTGCCTCTTGCTTTAGGGTGTTACTAACAATTGTCTCGTATGCAGTACCCTTAACATCGACAGTTGCATCAAGAAAAGAGTATTTTGCAAGTTCTGCTGCAACAAAGGCAAGTCCACGGTTAGATAGCATAATCTGTTCATTGCCATCAAACACATCCTTGAATATATTGCTTTCCTTCAAGTCTTCAAAAAGTCCCTTGATGCGTTCTGCAACAGCAGCTTGTCCTTTTTCTGTGTTTTGCTCTTTTACACCCACCCAGAATCGGCGACGATAACTGATACCTTGCTTGGCATCAGAGAAACGACGCTTTTCATCATAGAGCTTGCAGAAAATAAGGTTGAGGAGTTCCCAGAAAGCGGTCTTCTTCATGCCCTCATTTCCATAAATGTAATCATGGCAACGCTTAAATGTCTTTACCAAAGACTCGTTGGCAGGTTTACGAGGCATGGCACGTTCACCTTGAGCTTCGAGATCTTCAATAGTCTGTCCTTCTGCAGGGAAATCAGAAATAGCCTCGCAAGTTACCTGACCAAAGTCATCCTCGTATGAATACACATACTGGAGGTCTTCGCCATTTGTCCAGCAAGCAAAATCACAATCGGTAGAGCCGAGAATACCTTCGGTTGTTGCTTCAACGCCAGCTCTCTTGTCGGTAGGCTTCACCTTGGCATCTTTAGCTACAATAATGAAACGGATAAGTTCATCTGAGTCATGAGCATGACCAGCATTAAAGATTGCCAAATCAACTTTCTGAGTCTTTGACTTATCTTCATTTGCGTCTTCATACTTAACCTTGAAGTCTCGTTCCATATCCTCTAGAGCGAAGCCATACTCTTCGGTCATCATTGCAATCATAGACTGTAGGGTCATTTCTTTCACTGTGGCCTTCACCACACGATTTGTCAAAGAACAAACCATCTCCTTCTCCGCCAGTACTCTCTCGTTCTGAGAAGCTGCTGCATTGGATTCCTGTACCATAAACGTTGTTAAATTTACTTTCGGTAGATTACTATATTCTCTTCCCGTGTGGGAGTAAGCAACTCCCTTATGTCAATTTCTAAGCACTCCGCAATTTGATATAGTGTCTCAATCCCAGGCTGTGCGATGTTCGTACACCACTTGCTCACTGTTGCAGGGTCTTTTCCTAATTGCTCTGCCAACCACTTGTTGGTTTTCTTTTTCTCTGCCAGAACAACTTTCAGTCGGTTGAAATTCTTATCCATGATTACTTATATTTGATGCTTATATTCTATATAATTATATAATGCAGATAGGCGTATTATATTGCCCTATACTTGCAATTTTAATTGCGTTTTGTGCAAATTTAGTGATTTTGTCAGCAATAACAAATTGCTTTGTTCGCTTTTTTTATAGTCTTTTATGGCGTTTATGTTGATAAAATAGCAGTATTGCTCATTGAAAAATGAATTCTGGTATTTTTAGCATAGCATTTGCAACACCTATTTATGTATAGCAAATAAAAGAAAATATTCCGCAAACAACGATAGTAGAGCTATGGTGGAGAGCCACTGGTTGATGTGAGTTCAACGGCTGTCAAAAGCTTTTATATAAACATTGAGTTACACTGCAAAATTGCAAAATTGCAACTTTCCAAATATAGTTCATATTATTGCTATGCTCTTTCTTCTGTCCCATTAGATAATTGTATATCTCAATATTAGTTACAAAGATATGAACTTATAATGAATAAAACGAAGAAAAACGGAACTTTCACGCTACAGGAAATAATTTTTTAGTGAGAGGAAGCCATAAGGAATCTCTTAAACAATCAATGATGATTGAAAACAACGTGCGTTTATCCGAACACATTCCACTTTTTGAATATATATTTAGCGTTTTTGATAGTCGCTGATATCCTCGCATTTCCTTATACTTCCCGCTATCTCTCTGCCTCTTGGAAGAGTATTAAAAGCCCTCTACTTTTGCATCGTCAGACCTGACTGAATGCCCTATGCGCAAGGGCGAGTTATTCATTTCAAAACAATTGGATTATGACGATAAACGAATTACTGGACAAGCCTGTTTGGCAGATGACTGGTGAAGAATTACTTTTCCTTGCACAACACGGTAATATATCCACGAGCAGGGAATCAACAAAGGCTTCTTCCTCCAAAGAAGAAAAGCGATATGTTTACGGGTTGGCTGGCATTGCACGCCTCTTCGGGTGTAGTTTGCCTACAGCTAACCGCATAAAGCAGAGTGGTAAAATCAATCGTGCCATTACACAAATCGGTCGTAAGATTATTGTTGATGCAGACCTTGCACTCGAACTGGCAGGACGAAAGACAGGAGGACGATGATGAATACAACTGATTATGAAAACATTTGGCGAAAGTCGCTCATTCATGTAACGGACGAGTTCTCGCTTCCGCCCGTTGTGCTGCAAGCAGGCGAAGCCATCATCGGCACGTTGGGCAATTTCAGTGTATCGACAGGTAAGGCGAAAGCTAAGAAGACTTTCAATGTGAGTGCCATCGTTGCAGCAGCCCTTGTCAATGGGCAGGTGCTGGAATATCAGGCATCATTTCCTGAAAGTAAACGCACTATACTTTACTTTGACACGGAACAAAGTCCTTATCATTGTCAACTTGTGATGCAACGTATTTTGAAATTGGCAAAACTACCGATAGACAAGGAACCGCAGAATTTAAAGTTCAGTCATCTTAGGGCCATTGCTGACCCTAACGAACGCAGAGAAATCATTCGCTATGCCATCTACAATACGCCCAACGTGGGTTTGGTAGTCATTGATGGTATTCGTGATTTGATGCTCGACATCAATAACTCTACGGAAGCAACCAAGTTGGTAGGTGATCTAATGCAGTGGACAAGTGAACAGAATATCCATATTCAGACCGTGTTTCACCTCAACAAGGGCGACGACAACGCACGAGGACATATTGGTACGGAACTCAACAACAAGGCTGAAACAGTTCTTCAAATCACAAAGGACAACACTATGCCTGAACGCAGTATTGTTGCACCTTCCATCATTCGTTCCAAACCCTTTGACAAATTCGCTTTTCGGCTCAAGGAAATGGAAGATGAGGTGTGTGTTCCCGAAATCGATTCTACCTACACGGACAACGAGCGCAAGTCCCACCCATATTCCTACCACGAACTAAGCGACACGGAGCATCGAAATGCATTGGCACAAGCCTTCTCTTCGCGCGAAGTCTTGCCATATGGCGAACTCATCGCAGCACTTCAAAAGGCTTATGCTAAGGTAGTTGGACAATCCTATGGGCAAACCAAACTCAAAGAACTCTTGCAATTTCTGCTCAACAAAGGCATGGTGGTCAAGGAAGAACGAGGAAAATATCGGCTCAACAAAGATTATCTGCCCTAAAACCATTGGTCGGTCGGACACAGGCTATATATACCTGAACTAATCCGACCAAAGAGAAACAAACTTGGTCGGACGTGAAGGTGTGCCTATAGTGCACGACTGTCCGACCAATCC
Encoded here:
- a CDS encoding CpXC domain-containing protein yields the protein MSQLRKENIECPHCHQEGEFDLWTSVNVDLDPELREKIFSDELFMYRCPHCGKVTGIPAGTLYHDMTHGFMIFFDFFKPEDYDYAPMEIPEGIGLQKEYLFRAVFGLQRFKEKIVILEHSLNDVAIEHQKYMISHVIMPEIAEKGYELFFAKTEEPNEEFPYGTIYFFYDDKEKEQTMQIRFAMDNYFEHKLACELDPRMKAEGCMCVDAEWMAKQMKEE
- the mads5 gene encoding methylation-associated defense system restriction endonuclease subunit S MAD5, with protein sequence MKSRIANSKYILQEKRFDGSYHNADVNVYDAVLKTHSSHSLSFYCSEIFTSGRNKREYTTKEYGFPFLSNSDASTSNPFLTCKYNSKKYGFDEKSQLKGGMILTGRVGAIGQTSFVPSYWEKYKTMGSDNIIRIVVKPEYKNGFLYAYLASRIGNLSFLKLLTGGVQPFITDNMVGGLLIPDFPDSFQKEVDDLIQESAKLREEASDMLTGAEKLLKKAANLRDLTTEDYDYFGPRGAEREVSCFVRNRKDITTTTINAFNLSERIRKTKASMPCATKPLKEVLLGGDTFSTGSFPRVEVKEGYGIMLINQKDIFDTIIKGKYISKRGVKTDNMVEYGEVLVAGVGTLGENETFCRTIFANEDLVGQLVSGEFIRMKASNEVPSGYLYTWLESDYGFRFLRNIQAGTKLCRPIPRLVLEIPVPIIDSDKMNDIDKLVKEAHTKRYEANNYERKAIRMVEQEIEKWNK
- the mads2 gene encoding methylation-associated defense system DNA methyltransferase MAD2; translation: MVQESNAAASQNERVLAEKEMVCSLTNRVVKATVKEMTLQSMIAMMTEEYGFALEDMERDFKVKYEDANEDKSKTQKVDLAIFNAGHAHDSDELIRFIIVAKDAKVKPTDKRAGVEATTEGILGSTDCDFACWTNGEDLQYVYSYEDDFGQVTCEAISDFPAEGQTIEDLEAQGERAMPRKPANESLVKTFKRCHDYIYGNEGMKKTAFWELLNLIFCKLYDEKRRFSDAKQGISYRRRFWVGVKEQNTEKGQAAVAERIKGLFEDLKESNIFKDVFDGNEQIMLSNRGLAFVAAELAKYSFLDATVDVKGTAYETIVSNTLKQEAGQFFTPRNIIKCMVEMLDPDQNCRVLDPACGSGGFLVMVLDHVRRKIAKNLYPDLDDVRLEARYNSPEVNDAVREYAEKMIFGFDFDPDLKKAARMNMVMAGDGHSNIYNINSLDYPFGSKPDVPLIAKAVNESIKHSADKDFHFETAENNAQGKFDMIFTNPPFGAKVEVDQEIAERYELNSKAPEVLFIEACYYFLKPGGKMAIVLPDGILGNPNTESVRLWILQRFKLLASVDLPVETFLPQVGVQASLLFLQKKTDTERLMSVENEDYDVFMAIAEQVGKDRRGVPVYEKDNYGAEILFEHTKKWLSIAENGREIVKQRRERIKHLADDLPKIVEAYAKFKKDNR
- a CDS encoding helix-turn-helix transcriptional regulator, producing MDKNFNRLKVVLAEKKKTNKWLAEQLGKDPATVSKWCTNIAQPGIETLYQIAECLEIDIRELLTPTREENIVIYRK
- a CDS encoding DUF3853 family protein: MTINELLDKPVWQMTGEELLFLAQHGNISTSRESTKASSSKEEKRYVYGLAGIARLFGCSLPTANRIKQSGKINRAITQIGRKIIVDADLALELAGRKTGGR
- a CDS encoding AAA family ATPase produces the protein MMNTTDYENIWRKSLIHVTDEFSLPPVVLQAGEAIIGTLGNFSVSTGKAKAKKTFNVSAIVAAALVNGQVLEYQASFPESKRTILYFDTEQSPYHCQLVMQRILKLAKLPIDKEPQNLKFSHLRAIADPNERREIIRYAIYNTPNVGLVVIDGIRDLMLDINNSTEATKLVGDLMQWTSEQNIHIQTVFHLNKGDDNARGHIGTELNNKAETVLQITKDNTMPERSIVAPSIIRSKPFDKFAFRLKEMEDEVCVPEIDSTYTDNERKSHPYSYHELSDTEHRNALAQAFSSREVLPYGELIAALQKAYAKVVGQSYGQTKLKELLQFLLNKGMVVKEERGKYRLNKDYLP